In a single window of the Bacteroidota bacterium genome:
- a CDS encoding T9SS type A sorting domain-containing protein, with amino-acid sequence MKRILIICFFLITKHSYSQLALPFPDSTANWVITECFSGGGAPGAFYCFNYRYFSLGDTSMNGFTYKILNESYNLDPSDTISSSVVGYYRIDGQKVFYLQDSSYNNSIVGLYNSFYFNTGQEILLYDFGMQIGDTFSLSDSVYFAFQGRATVVLTQIDTIQLSGQPVRRFNFTTSNLGCDAIPYYYWYEGIGSSFGFFPNFYCFENGVTFDCFHENNVDYVFYLQPGDDCMNITLGANNPDKMKKISVFPNPSDGLINIQSDFDDDKVVITDLTGKCISTLKISVGNNLVNIQNLLPGLYLLKTTMGVEKILIF; translated from the coding sequence ATGAAAAGGATCTTAATTATTTGTTTTTTCTTAATAACAAAACATTCTTATTCTCAATTAGCACTTCCATTTCCGGATAGCACAGCAAACTGGGTAATTACTGAATGTTTCTCCGGAGGTGGTGCTCCTGGAGCATTTTACTGTTTTAATTATAGATATTTCTCGCTTGGAGACACCTCCATGAATGGATTTACATACAAAATACTAAATGAGTCATACAATCTTGATCCAAGTGATACAATTAGTTCATCTGTTGTTGGGTATTACAGAATAGATGGACAAAAAGTTTTTTATCTCCAGGATTCATCATATAACAATAGTATTGTTGGCCTGTATAATTCTTTTTATTTTAATACAGGTCAGGAAATTTTATTGTATGATTTTGGAATGCAAATTGGAGACACTTTTTCATTGAGTGATTCTGTTTATTTCGCTTTTCAAGGTCGGGCAACAGTTGTTCTGACCCAAATAGATACCATTCAGTTATCAGGGCAACCTGTGCGAAGGTTTAATTTTACTACCTCTAATTTGGGTTGCGACGCTATTCCATATTATTACTGGTACGAAGGTATAGGCAGTTCTTTTGGATTTTTTCCTAATTTTTATTGCTTTGAAAACGGCGTAACCTTTGACTGTTTTCATGAAAACAATGTAGACTATGTTTTTTATTTGCAACCAGGCGATGATTGTATGAATATTACATTGGGTGCAAATAATCCTGATAAAATGAAAAAGATATCTGTCTTTCCAAATCCGTCTGATGGATTGATCAACATTCAATCTGATTTCGATGATGATAAAGTTGTGATTACTGATCTGACTGGTAAATGTATCTCAACACTTAAAATTTCAGTGGGAAATAATTTGGTAAATATTCAAAATCTCTTACCCGGACTTTATCTTTTGAAAACTACAATGGGAGTGGAGAAAATTTTAATATTCTAG
- a CDS encoding T9SS type A sorting domain-containing protein, with translation MSNLLFLDEVHGYAAASNLFLSTDQTSIINNIISVSEKETPQVDIYPNPGNNIFHIRVHEGLPILNFKVFDQLGREIIAVKMVDNPESEFDLKYISAGTYFISIQLSNGSMILQKFIKLISTFSVI, from the coding sequence GTGTCCAATTTATTATTCTTAGATGAGGTTCATGGATATGCTGCAGCATCGAATTTATTTTTAAGTACAGATCAAACGAGTATTATAAATAATATTATTTCTGTCTCTGAAAAAGAAACTCCTCAGGTTGATATTTATCCCAATCCCGGAAATAATATTTTTCATATCAGAGTTCACGAAGGACTGCCCATTTTAAATTTCAAAGTGTTTGATCAATTAGGTCGAGAAATTATTGCTGTAAAAATGGTAGATAATCCTGAATCTGAATTTGATCTTAAATACATATCTGCAGGCACCTATTTTATTTCCATACAACTTTCTAACGGGAGCATGATTCTACAAAAATTCATAAAATTGATTAGTACATTTTCTGTGATTTGA
- a CDS encoding SBBP repeat-containing protein, producing the protein MKSLQTGFFSIITLFFFFQTNAQTVQWAHKGTSQGYEYGNAVTTDDSGNVYVSGQIEYTTHFDNGQNLSSYGIHDIFAGKYGPDGTVKWLRNAGGRGGDVGYGVAVDDQQNCYVTGEIEDTAQFSSSVSLISKGGNDIFLSKYNSNGTLVWAKSFGSTESDKGYSLMTNSNGDVFLTGFYSAHIYFDNIHLTPAGLGDVYTMKLNSAGVVQWAKKGAGSENDKGKGITFDRNGNVYVAGFFTDQATFSGNTINNNGTSGGFLVKYDASGQIVWLKGNCCGTSEYDGIAIDADDNIYTTGYFTGTVTIGSTTLTSSGSSDILMVKYDPSGNVIWAKKAGGPYEDIANGITVDSINEMFYITGQLDDHGYFDSKYAGAAGNRDVYIAAYDLNGNCQWVKPYGGVNRDIAYGIASDRNGYICTTGIYTGSATFGSYSLTGNLLSDYYVDKVSPIPVAAPSSASTNLIVTNSNCNDLSLSFTPGNGAGRIIIARAGSAVNQSPVNGATYNANPSFGSGANLGSGNYVVYNGIGNSLTVTGLNAGTTYHFSVFEYNGAGAVISYLTINPALASKTTGTYSVNIQSSANSICVGDTLTLTAVGGGTYSWSPAGSLSASSGSVVQAFPSSTTTYTVNANNSGCQVQNIKTITVHQLPSVSLSGLNSICENSNPVILSGGLPTGGVYSGTGVVSGSFDPALTGYGVIPVSYFYTDGNGCSDSANGSITVFQKPVVSLSLMNSLCENERPVILTGGSPSGGDYHGSGITSGIFDPSVSGVGTIQVSYFYIDGNGCSDSTTSSITVLQSPNVSLSLASSICENANPVVLSGGLPAGGIYTGSGVVSGSFDPALSGGGTIPLSYSFTAGNGCSDSAVSSIIVFQSPVVALSFATTLCENGSPVQLTGGTPAGGVYSGSGVVAGFFDPALSGTGSVPVLYSYTDANGCSDSAVSAVDVRSTPVISLGNDTTICAGHALTLDAGNSYPSYSWSTGSVQSFITVDSSGT; encoded by the coding sequence ATGAAATCCCTGCAAACAGGCTTTTTTTCAATAATAACCTTATTTTTCTTTTTTCAAACGAACGCCCAAACCGTTCAATGGGCTCATAAAGGCACTTCTCAGGGTTATGAATATGGAAATGCAGTTACCACTGATGATTCGGGAAATGTATATGTTTCCGGACAAATCGAATATACGACCCATTTCGATAACGGACAAAACCTATCATCCTATGGAATTCATGACATATTTGCCGGTAAATATGGTCCCGATGGTACAGTAAAATGGCTTCGAAATGCAGGCGGCAGAGGTGGGGATGTTGGTTATGGTGTTGCTGTCGATGATCAACAGAATTGCTATGTCACAGGTGAAATTGAAGATACTGCCCAGTTCTCCTCTTCGGTATCGCTGATTTCTAAAGGTGGTAACGATATCTTTTTAAGTAAATACAATTCGAATGGAACTTTAGTTTGGGCTAAAAGTTTTGGCAGCACAGAAAGTGATAAAGGATATTCGCTGATGACGAATTCCAACGGTGATGTTTTTCTGACAGGATTTTATTCAGCACATATTTATTTTGACAATATCCATTTAACGCCTGCCGGATTGGGAGATGTGTATACAATGAAATTGAACAGTGCCGGTGTAGTTCAATGGGCAAAGAAAGGTGCGGGCTCAGAAAATGATAAAGGAAAGGGAATAACATTTGACAGAAATGGAAATGTTTACGTAGCAGGATTTTTTACGGATCAGGCAACGTTCAGTGGAAATACAATCAACAACAATGGTACATCCGGAGGATTTCTGGTGAAGTATGATGCAAGCGGACAGATTGTTTGGCTTAAAGGAAATTGCTGCGGTACTTCTGAATATGATGGAATTGCAATTGATGCTGACGACAATATTTATACAACAGGATATTTTACAGGAACTGTTACTATTGGAAGTACAACTCTGACCTCCTCCGGTAGCAGTGATATTCTGATGGTCAAATACGATCCATCAGGTAACGTCATCTGGGCAAAAAAAGCAGGTGGACCTTATGAGGATATTGCGAATGGAATTACAGTAGATTCAATCAATGAAATGTTTTATATAACCGGTCAGCTTGATGATCACGGATATTTTGATTCTAAATATGCAGGTGCTGCGGGCAACAGAGATGTTTATATAGCAGCTTATGATCTGAATGGAAATTGCCAATGGGTAAAACCTTATGGCGGAGTGAATCGTGATATTGCATACGGAATTGCAAGTGATCGCAATGGTTACATTTGTACAACAGGGATCTATACAGGCAGTGCAACCTTTGGTAGTTATTCATTGACCGGTAATTTACTCTCTGATTATTATGTTGACAAAGTAAGTCCTATACCTGTTGCAGCGCCGTCGAGTGCTTCAACAAATTTGATAGTCACCAATTCTAATTGCAATGATTTGTCTTTGAGTTTTACTCCTGGAAATGGAGCAGGAAGAATTATTATTGCCCGTGCAGGTTCAGCAGTAAATCAATCACCGGTCAATGGTGCTACGTATAATGCCAATCCATCATTTGGTTCAGGTGCAAATCTTGGAAGTGGAAACTATGTTGTTTACAATGGTATAGGGAACTCATTAACAGTAACCGGACTTAATGCAGGAACTACATATCACTTTTCTGTTTTTGAATATAACGGTGCAGGAGCAGTAATATCATACCTTACAATAAATCCGGCTCTTGCATCAAAGACTACGGGAACATATTCTGTGAATATCCAGTCAAGCGCAAACTCAATTTGCGTCGGAGATACATTAACATTAACTGCTGTCGGCGGCGGAACCTATAGTTGGTCACCTGCCGGAAGTTTGTCTGCATCATCAGGGAGTGTTGTGCAGGCTTTTCCTTCCTCTACGACCACTTACACTGTAAATGCAAACAACAGTGGTTGTCAGGTTCAGAATATAAAAACGATCACCGTTCATCAACTTCCATCCGTTTCATTGTCCGGTTTAAATTCTATCTGTGAAAATAGTAATCCGGTTATACTTTCCGGAGGCTTGCCAACTGGCGGAGTTTACAGTGGAACCGGAGTTGTATCAGGAAGTTTTGATCCGGCACTTACAGGATATGGTGTAATACCTGTTTCGTATTTTTATACTGATGGAAACGGATGCTCAGATTCAGCAAACGGTTCAATTACTGTTTTTCAGAAACCGGTCGTAAGTCTATCGCTCATGAATTCTCTTTGCGAAAACGAACGTCCTGTTATTCTCACAGGCGGGTCACCATCCGGTGGTGACTATCATGGAAGTGGAATAACATCAGGAATTTTTGATCCTTCTGTTTCAGGAGTTGGAACAATACAGGTTTCATATTTTTACATTGATGGCAATGGATGTTCAGACTCAACGACAAGTTCAATCACTGTTCTTCAGTCGCCGAATGTAAGTTTGTCACTTGCAAGTTCAATTTGTGAGAATGCAAATCCGGTTGTTCTTTCAGGCGGATTACCTGCTGGTGGAATTTATACAGGAAGTGGAGTAGTTTCCGGATCATTTGATCCGGCATTATCAGGAGGCGGAACGATTCCTCTGTCGTATTCATTCACCGCCGGAAATGGTTGTTCTGATTCTGCAGTTAGTTCAATAATAGTATTTCAATCACCGGTTGTTGCATTGTCTTTCGCTACTACTCTTTGTGAAAATGGAAGTCCGGTTCAGTTAACAGGTGGAACGCCTGCTGGAGGAGTGTATAGTGGAAGTGGTGTTGTAGCAGGCTTTTTTGATCCGGCATTGAGTGGGACAGGTTCTGTTCCGGTTTTATATTCTTATACAGATGCAAATGGATGTTCTGATTCAGCGGTTTCTGCTGTTGATGTGAGAAGTACTCCAGTCATTTCTTTAGGAAATGATACAACGATCTGCGCCGGCCATGCTCTGACTCTGGATGCAGGCAATAGTTATCCATCTTATAGCTGGTCCACAGGTTCCGTTCAATCATTCATAACGGTAGACAGCAGTGGAACATGA
- a CDS encoding T9SS type A sorting domain-containing protein, giving the protein MPKTTNAACQFTCGPISIDTTNHQVTISFDNHCNCNVTSYFWDYGNGFTDTFQHGGSSFPYPGTYIVKVFGMCSNGSIDSSVHTVLVDYPNNIICNFITSDNISEQSNHKFSAFPNPFNDQLHFDNPSEEGYIKIYNTLGNQVLFKKIGTGLVNLDVSLLIDGIYFLHYFDGILSKKTILIKSVNIKTD; this is encoded by the coding sequence ATGCCAAAAACCACCAATGCAGCATGTCAATTTACTTGTGGCCCCATTTCAATAGACACCACAAATCATCAAGTCACTATTTCATTCGATAACCATTGCAATTGCAATGTCACAAGTTACTTTTGGGATTATGGAAATGGGTTTACTGACACCTTTCAGCATGGTGGTTCGTCCTTCCCCTATCCGGGAACTTATATCGTTAAAGTTTTCGGAATGTGTAGTAATGGATCAATAGATTCAAGCGTTCATACTGTTCTTGTCGACTATCCAAATAATATTATTTGCAATTTCATTACATCAGATAATATTTCAGAACAATCGAACCACAAGTTCAGTGCCTTTCCGAACCCATTTAATGATCAACTACATTTTGATAACCCTTCTGAAGAAGGATATATTAAAATTTACAATACCTTGGGGAATCAAGTCTTATTTAAAAAAATCGGAACAGGTTTAGTCAATCTTGATGTCTCTCTATTAATTGATGGAATATATTTTTTACATTACTTCGATGGCATTTTAAGCAAAAAAACTATTTTAATTAAGTCCGTTAATATTAAGACTGATTAA
- a CDS encoding T9SS type A sorting domain-containing protein: MEYPILNSINKTEAVQNLKIYPNPSSAKIFLDIKDISKLKRIEITDATGKMLKSEQYGSVITSIDISNLRQGIYYLHAVYMDRKGEFIPFVKTNP; encoded by the coding sequence ATGGAATATCCAATTCTGAATTCAATAAATAAAACTGAAGCTGTACAAAATTTAAAAATATATCCTAACCCCTCTTCTGCCAAAATCTTTTTAGACATAAAAGATATTTCCAAATTGAAAAGAATAGAAATCACTGATGCAACAGGTAAAATGCTAAAGTCAGAACAATACGGTTCAGTAATCACTTCAATTGACATTTCCAATCTCCGGCAAGGAATTTATTACTTACATGCTGTGTATATGGATCGAAAAGGAGAATTTATACCTTTCGTAAAAACGAATCCTTAA
- a CDS encoding energy transducer TonB, protein MKILLTKDIRSIKTSFAQTKNIKYNNSEKLMTLIVDGKVKLYNYVTYYKSSPSESSEGWNPVFGFSHVIEMNDSIIPIDGLKFKKQGQKLFSDCSTLAEKIRKGILDYSTIAKVVKEYNSCGEPVDIASINDYERGKLKDGYKEGIWEYYDLPGELSLKVNYDNAQLLYLISDTSEYAININGEWIYSKLDMQPRYIGSLVEFYTIIGKNLRYPNDARDNNTAGLMYMTFEIDTMGHINNMTPVKDLGDECSKEVIRAIKLIPDLWLPAIKNGKKYVSRFILPVSFELTNDGKITEDKNIDNDEPLPIAKTLETVNIRMMGITRRLRY, encoded by the coding sequence TTGAAGATTCTATTAACTAAAGACATTCGGTCAATAAAAACATCTTTTGCTCAGACGAAAAATATTAAGTATAATAATTCAGAAAAATTGATGACACTCATTGTGGATGGCAAAGTTAAATTATACAATTATGTCACTTATTATAAAAGTAGTCCAAGTGAAAGTTCAGAAGGTTGGAATCCGGTTTTCGGTTTTTCACATGTTATAGAAATGAATGACAGTATTATTCCTATTGATGGTCTGAAATTTAAAAAGCAAGGCCAAAAATTATTCAGTGATTGCAGTACGCTTGCAGAAAAGATCAGGAAAGGCATATTGGATTATTCTACCATTGCAAAAGTTGTTAAGGAGTATAATTCATGTGGAGAACCTGTCGACATTGCCAGCATAAATGACTATGAAAGAGGTAAATTGAAAGATGGATACAAAGAAGGTATTTGGGAATATTACGATCTACCGGGAGAATTATCTTTGAAAGTAAATTATGACAATGCGCAATTGCTGTATTTAATTTCAGATACCTCCGAATATGCAATAAATATCAATGGAGAATGGATTTATTCTAAATTGGATATGCAGCCAAGATATATCGGGAGCCTGGTGGAGTTTTATACTATCATAGGTAAGAATTTGAGGTATCCGAATGATGCCAGAGATAATAATACCGCCGGACTTATGTATATGACTTTTGAAATAGATACAATGGGGCATATTAATAATATGACACCAGTAAAAGATCTGGGAGATGAATGTTCAAAGGAAGTGATTAGAGCGATTAAACTAATTCCTGACTTATGGTTGCCTGCAATAAAAAATGGTAAAAAATATGTCTCCAGATTTATTTTACCTGTTAGTTTTGAATTGACAAATGATGGAAAGATAACCGAAGATAAAAATATAGACAATGATGAACCGTTGCCAATTGCTAAGACTCTGGAAACTGTAAATATTCGAATGATGGGAATAACCAGAAGGTTACGTTATTAA
- a CDS encoding GxxExxY protein produces MIDETYKYSEMTGQIIGLAMEVHNHLGNGFQEVIYQRALEFEFAKNQIKFDREFEMRILYRGENIGTRRVDFLINKIISVEIKAVIQLEPVHLAQAMNYLEAYNLEVGLLLNFGAQSLQIKRLLNRKKV; encoded by the coding sequence ATGATTGACGAAACTTATAAATATTCAGAGATGACGGGACAGATCATCGGTTTAGCGATGGAAGTTCACAATCATTTAGGCAATGGATTTCAGGAAGTGATCTACCAACGAGCATTGGAATTTGAGTTTGCAAAAAATCAAATAAAATTTGATCGGGAATTTGAAATGCGAATTCTGTATAGGGGAGAAAATATAGGAACAAGAAGAGTAGATTTCCTTATAAATAAAATCATCTCAGTTGAAATTAAAGCTGTGATTCAATTAGAGCCCGTTCATTTGGCACAAGCTATGAACTATCTAGAAGCATATAATTTGGAAGTTGGACTGCTCTTGAATTTTGGAGCGCAGAGTTTGCAGATTAAAAGATTGCTGAACCGGAAAAAAGTTTGA
- a CDS encoding pyridoxamine 5'-phosphate oxidase family protein produces the protein MEHNFHDEKDNIKNLSGKEAIDKLKELAEGARMCMFTTFTTERPMPSRPMALQIVETDGTLQFFSATDSHKNHELEKDPDVQLLFANSGSSEYLNVYGHAIISQDRAKIKELWSPLAKTWFQDGPEDPKLSLISVKPDSCEYWDTKHNKIVAYLKIAASIVTGKTMDDGVEGQLKLDKK, from the coding sequence ATGGAACACAATTTTCACGACGAAAAAGACAACATTAAAAACCTCAGCGGAAAAGAGGCAATTGATAAATTAAAAGAACTTGCTGAAGGCGCCAGAATGTGCATGTTTACAACCTTCACTACCGAACGCCCAATGCCAAGCCGACCTATGGCATTACAGATTGTGGAAACTGACGGCACACTACAATTTTTCAGCGCCACTGATTCTCATAAAAACCATGAATTAGAAAAAGATCCGGATGTACAATTACTTTTCGCAAATTCCGGCAGCAGTGAATATTTAAATGTTTATGGTCATGCTATAATTTCACAGGACCGTGCTAAAATAAAAGAACTCTGGTCGCCTTTGGCAAAAACCTGGTTTCAGGATGGACCGGAAGATCCGAAACTCAGCCTCATCAGTGTAAAACCTGACTCATGTGAATATTGGGATACGAAGCATAATAAAATTGTGGCCTATCTGAAAATTGCTGCATCAATAGTAACCGGCAAAACGATGGATGACGGAGTTGAAGGTCAATTAAAACTCGACAAAAAATAA
- a CDS encoding T9SS type A sorting domain-containing protein: protein MGNIDSYQHQVRGFSLTGFDTTNITNSIITYPKDSKHCSDFYPNPFQNVTQMALSGELTNAEIILFDIFGRYKKTLHSSGNKIILEKREMPTGIYFYQVISNGKILCSGKVVVGN from the coding sequence ATGGGCAATATTGATTCATATCAACATCAGGTAAGAGGGTTTTCTTTAACGGGTTTTGATACAACCAACATCACTAATTCAATTATTACTTATCCAAAGGATTCGAAACATTGCAGCGATTTTTATCCAAATCCATTTCAAAATGTTACTCAAATGGCCTTGTCAGGAGAGTTGACGAATGCAGAGATTATACTTTTCGACATTTTCGGAAGATATAAAAAAACATTGCATTCATCAGGCAATAAAATTATTTTAGAGAAAAGAGAAATGCCAACAGGAATATATTTTTATCAGGTCATATCTAATGGTAAAATTCTTTGCAGTGGTAAAGTTGTCGTTGGAAATTAA
- a CDS encoding T9SS type A sorting domain-containing protein, whose protein sequence is MKKLNTTVHISAILFFLSLTTFSSLYGQSGLWTWVHGDSAYYTSPVYGIKGIADSSNVPPGLYAPVYWTGKDGKFWIYGGKDYNSGYYSDLWQFDPDSRMWTWVKGDSGLINQPPTFGTRGVSSPTNSPGCRGLGCPAWTDTSGNLWLYGGYVKNRTGTIQYNAMNDLWKFDIQTKEWTWMQGDSVRTPRVLGTKYVSSPANTPGWKDECSDSWVDANNNFWFYGGGEDFWPEQLLWRYSPSTNEWTWMSGSSIFTQGYYGTKGVFDTLNYPGKRFAHTSWTGADGKFWLFGGSYTGLVYDKFLNDLWCFDPMQNSWAWFAGDDSISGYGHYGPECIPADTVTPANGIEGRAAWTDQDGNLWKFGGKFENPANAYTYNQSLLWCFHMQTKSWMLVNSPVPNPNNNLDVQRQFGAIGVPDINSHPGSRCGTASFKDRNGVFYLFGGLTKTAPGPLGGGLDITVNDMWSYEPDPACLIIAGVNEPLSNEVEVTVFPNPVAHELTIKQSAGNYFERFDLLNLNGQLIHSGKLGIEAKLSVETFTSGVYILRLYNATGFRFFKVLIQ, encoded by the coding sequence ATGAAAAAACTAAATACAACCGTCCACATTTCTGCGATTCTGTTTTTTTTGTCTCTGACAACTTTTTCATCCTTGTATGGACAAAGTGGTTTGTGGACATGGGTACATGGCGACAGTGCTTATTATACCTCACCTGTCTACGGAATAAAAGGAATAGCCGATAGCAGCAATGTTCCTCCCGGATTGTATGCACCAGTTTACTGGACAGGTAAAGACGGTAAGTTTTGGATATATGGCGGCAAGGATTACAACTCCGGATATTATTCAGATCTCTGGCAATTTGACCCTGATTCCAGAATGTGGACATGGGTAAAAGGAGATAGCGGCCTGATCAATCAGCCACCGACTTTTGGTACCAGAGGTGTTTCTTCTCCAACAAATTCTCCCGGTTGCCGCGGACTAGGTTGTCCTGCCTGGACAGACACCAGTGGTAATCTATGGCTTTATGGAGGATATGTAAAAAACCGAACCGGTACAATTCAGTACAATGCTATGAATGACCTATGGAAATTTGATATTCAAACAAAAGAATGGACATGGATGCAGGGAGATTCAGTAAGAACACCCAGGGTACTGGGTACAAAATACGTGTCAAGTCCTGCAAATACTCCCGGTTGGAAGGATGAGTGTTCTGATAGCTGGGTAGATGCAAATAACAATTTTTGGTTTTACGGTGGAGGTGAAGATTTCTGGCCGGAGCAGTTGTTATGGCGATATAGTCCTTCTACAAATGAATGGACATGGATGTCGGGCAGTAGTATTTTTACTCAGGGATATTATGGAACAAAGGGAGTTTTTGATACTCTTAACTATCCGGGAAAACGTTTTGCCCATACTTCATGGACGGGTGCCGACGGGAAGTTTTGGTTATTCGGAGGAAGCTATACCGGCCTTGTTTACGATAAGTTTCTGAATGATCTCTGGTGTTTTGATCCAATGCAAAACTCCTGGGCTTGGTTTGCAGGGGATGATTCAATTTCAGGATATGGACATTACGGTCCTGAATGCATTCCTGCTGATACTGTAACACCTGCAAATGGAATTGAAGGAAGAGCTGCATGGACAGATCAAGATGGTAACCTATGGAAGTTTGGAGGAAAATTTGAAAACCCTGCCAATGCTTATACTTATAATCAATCGTTACTGTGGTGCTTTCACATGCAAACTAAAAGCTGGATGCTCGTTAATTCACCGGTTCCTAATCCAAATAATAATCTTGATGTACAAAGACAATTTGGTGCAATAGGTGTTCCGGATATAAACAGTCATCCGGGTTCAAGGTGTGGTACAGCAAGTTTTAAAGACCGTAACGGAGTCTTCTATCTTTTTGGCGGACTTACCAAAACAGCTCCCGGTCCCTTAGGTGGAGGACTTGATATTACCGTCAATGACATGTGGAGCTATGAACCGGATCCTGCTTGTTTGATTATTGCTGGTGTAAACGAACCTTTGTCAAATGAAGTTGAAGTAACAGTTTTTCCCAATCCTGTAGCTCATGAACTTACTATAAAACAATCCGCCGGAAATTATTTCGAGAGATTTGATTTGTTGAATTTAAACGGACAACTAATTCATAGTGGTAAATTAGGAATTGAAGCCAAACTTTCAGTTGAAACATTCACTTCGGGAGTGTACATTCTTCGACTGTATAATGCTACCGGTTTTAGATTTTTCAAAGTGCTGATTCAATAG